Within the Rhizobium favelukesii genome, the region CTGCCGTCGGATTGGTGGTGTCGAGCGGTGGCGACACGCCACGGCCATCGAGGGAGCGCCAGCGCAGCCTGGTCAGGTCTAGACCTGCAAGCACTGTATGGTCGACCGCGCCCGTTTCGAACTGAGCTTCCAACTGATTGTCGATGACGAAGGCCATCAGCTGCTCGTCAAACGTGCCGGCGCTGCGGTCAAGCAGGTTCGGATTGACGGCGTTCGGCGCGTAGGCGAAGGCCCAGTCGGCGTCGATGCTGAGCGTCGAAATGCGGGCGTTCTGACGGAAGACGAAGACGTCGTTCAGTCGATGCTCGAATTCGTAGCCGATACGAGCCTGGTTCTGGATCGAATCGTTGAAGGCCGGATTGCCCGCGAAATAGTCCGTTACCTTGCCGGTTGGATCGTTGTAATAGGCCGCCGTGCCGCCGGTCTTGGTTCGGGAATATTCGCCGAGGATGGTAAGTTTCGTGTCCTCGTCCGGCTTCCACATGAAGGCTGGCGCAATATAGACGCGGTCGTCGGGAACGCTGATCTGCTCCGTATTGGCGTCGCGATAGAGGCCCGTCAGGCGATAGTAGAAGGGGTCCTCATTGTTGACGGGGCCGGAGAGGTCGAACCGGCTCTGATAGCGCTGGTCGGTACCATACTGCAGCTGAACTTCGTGAAAAGGCTCTTCCGTCGGCCGCTTGGTGATGAGGTTGTAGAGACCGCCGGCACCCGTTGCCCCATACAGTGCCGAAGATGGGCCACGCAGGATCGAGACTCCTTCGAGACCGTACGGCTCGGTCTTGAAGAGTGACGAGCCTGCGCCCGGCTGACGAAGGTTGTCGCGGAAGATCCCGGTATAGGTCACGTCGAAGCCGCGCACCGAGAACGAATCGAAACGCGGGTCGAAGCCATAGGCGCCGACGCGTGTGCCCGGCGTGTACGCGACCGTATCCAAAAGAGATTGCGGGTCGCGATCCTTCAGCTGCTGTTCGGTCACTGAGGAAATCGACTGGGGCACCTCGATGAAGGGCGTGTCGGTTTTCGTGCCCGTCGCGCTGCTCTTGCCGACATAGCCATCCGCCTGGATGACGCCGCCGCTGCCGCCATTGACGATAATATCTTCAAGAACCGTCGCGCCATCCTGCTGCTGTCCAGCCGCATCCTGCGCTGCGGCCGGTGTGAGAAAATGGGCGATTGCCAAGCCAGTCAACGCCGACGTGGACAGGATTCGCGAGGAAAATCGGAGACTATTCATTGGCTTATCATACCGGTCATACGCATTTCAGGATTTATGTTGAGTTTAATAGTCAAGAAAAATCCCAAAGGAAACCCGCTTTCATGATTAAAATACTCCACTTTTTGACCGGCATGGCAAATCAGCCACAGTCAGGTCAGGCTTGCGCCTCTGACAGCAGCCACCGGCGGAAGGCGGCCGCCGCCGGCTGTTCGAGCGCAAGCCCGGGATAGACGAGGTGGAAGGCAAGCCGGCTTGCAATGCCAAGCGGGAAGGGCGTGACCACCGCGTCTTCCTTCAGGTCCCGCTCCAGAAACGAGCGCCGCATCAAGGCAAAGCCCAGTCCGGCTTTCATCGCGTCATAGGCTCCGTTGCCATGCATGAAGACCGGTCCACGCGACGGGTCGAGTCCTGTCGCGCCGGCTGCTTCCAGCCAGAGCTGCCAGTCATGGCGATAGACGTCATGGATCAGTTGGAAGCCGGCGAGCGCGTCCGGCGAGGGATTGTCGCCGAGCTCCGCGGCAAGTCTTGGTGTGCAAACCGGCACCAGCTCGTCATCCACGAGGCGTTCGCTGATCAGGCCGTCATAGCCGCCGAGTCCGTGGCGGATTGCAAGGTCGATCCCGTCGCGCTGAAATCGAGCACGCGGTGCGACGCGCTGATGCGGACGTCGATTTCGGGATGCATCGCCTCGAAGCGTCTGAGACGCGGCACGAGCCAGTAGGTTGCAAATCCCGCCGTGCAGGTGACGTTGAGGACGGCGCCGCGTCCGCGCGCCGTGATCGCCGCCGTCGCTTCCCTGACGAGGCGGAATGCTGCCCTGAGCGTCGAAAAATAGTCTGCACCCTCCACGGTCAGAGCTAGTGCGCGCGTCTTCCGCTCGAAGAGCTTGACGCCAAGCGAGGATTCCAGATCGCGGATCTGCAGACTGACGGCTCCCGGCGTCACGTTGAGCTCCTTCGCCGCCAACGTCATGCTGAGGTGTCGGGCGGCCGCTTCAAAGGCTCGAAGGGCCGAAAGGGAGGGAAGATAATCGCTCATGGTTTAGCTCAACTATATTATGGATCGAGAAAGACTCGTTTGTCGCACGACTGGCATAGCAATAATATCAGCATGAAAGCCGCCGTAAAAGCTTCGTCGAGCTGAGCGATGAGCGAGAAAAAATCAGGAAAAATGCGTGAGGACCGCCCAACAATCGGGTGGCGGCAGCCTGTACTGACATGTAGACCGGTCGCAGGCTGACCAGGGAGAAGACGATGCAGCAGAAACAGATGGGCTTTGCCGAGTGGGGAATGTTGCTGGTGCTCTCCCTGCTGTGGGGCGGATCCTTCCTCTTCAACGGCATTCTGGTGAAGAGCCTGCCGCCCTTTACGATCGTCACGGGTCGGGTCCTGATCGCAGCGCTGGCACTGAACCTTATTGTGCGTGCGACCGGCCATGCCATGCCGCGTGACGGCAGGTCCTGGGCGGCCTTCTTCGGCATGGGCATCCTCAACAATATGATCCCGTTCTGTCTCATCGTCTGGGGCCAGACGCATATCGCAAGTGGCCTCGCCTCGATCCTGAATGCCACAACGCCGCTCTTTGGCGTCGTCGTCGCGCATTTCCTGACCGCGGATGAAAAAATGACCGGCAATCGCCTGCTTGGCGTTCTCGTCGGCTTTGCGGGCGTCGCCTATATGATCGGCTTCGACGTGCTGCGCGATCTCGGGTCGAACGTGCTGGCGCAGCTCGCGGTGCTCGGTGCTGCGCTCTCCTATTCCTTTGCCGGCATCTTCGGCCGGCGCTTCCGCCAGATGGGCATGGCGCCGCTCATTCCCGCTGCAGGACAGGTCAGCGCCTCCACCGTCCTGATGTTGCCGATCGCGCTCATCGTCGACCAGCCCTGGACATTGGCCGCTCCTTCATTGGAAACCTGGATGGCGCTGTTCGGCCTGGCCTTGCTTTCGACGGCGATCGCCTATGTGCTGTTTTTCCGCATCCTGGCGGCTGCCGGTGCAACGAACCTGATGCTCGTGACCTTCCTGATTCCGGTCAGCGCCATCCTGCTCGGCGCAGCCATTCTCGGCGAGCAATTGCAGGTCAAGCATCTGATCGGCATGGCGATGATCGCGATCGGCCTTGCGGCGATAGACGGGCGATTGTTCGCTCTGCGGAGAAAGCGACCTGCCTAGCAGGCGAGATCGGCGACCACGGAATCGAGGATCAGCATGCCTGACGGCGTGCAGCGCAGGCGAGAATTGCCGATCCGCTCGATAAAGCCATGCTCCAAAAGAAACTCTTCCCGCTTCGGGTCCAGGTCGCGGCCCGAAAGCTGCTGCCAGCGGGAAAGGTCCACGCCTTCCTTGAGACGCAACCCCATCAGCAGCAGTTCGTCGGCCTGTTCCTCATAACCGAGTTGCTCCGTGTCCAGCATGCCGTGTCCATTGCGCTCGACCAGATCCAGCCAGCTCTCTGGCTTCCGCTCTGTCGCAGTGGCAATCTTCATGGAGCCACGTGTCAGTCGCCCATGGGCACCGGGGCCGATGCCAGCGTAATCGCCGTAACGCCAGTAGGTGAGGTTGTGCCGGCTCTCCGCGCCCGGACGCGCATGGTTGGAAACCTCGTAGGCGGGCAGTCCTTCGCCGGTGGTGATTTCCTGCGTCGCTTCATAGAGCAGCGCCGATTGGTCGCCGTCCGGAACCACAAGCTTGCCGGCCTTGTGAAGCCCGAAGAACGGAGTGCCTTCCTCGATCGTCAGTTGATAGAGCGAAAGATGATCGACGGCGTAGGAGAACGCCTCCTTCAACTCGCGTTCCCATTCGTCGACGGTCTGGTTCGGGCGCGCATAGATCAGGTCGAAGGACATGCGCGGGAAGATGTCGCGCGCCAGCTTGATCGCCTTCAGCGCATCGGCAACGTCGTGCAGCCGTCCGAGAAACGTCAGGTCGCGGTCGTTGAGCGCCTGGACGCCGAGCGACACGCGATTGACGCCGGCGGCACGATAGCCGCGGAAGCGTTCCGCCTCGACGCTGGAGGGGTTTGCCTCCATGGTGATCTCGATTCCATCGGGCACATGCCAGTGCTTGGCGATACCGTCGAGAATGGCCGACACCGTGGATGGTTTCATCAACGATGGCGTGCCGCCGCCGAGGAAGATGCTGGTCACCGTCTTTGGCCCGCTCATCTGGCGCACCGTCGCCATCTCCTTCAGGAAGCTCGCGGTAAAGCGTTCCTGATCCACCGGCTGGTGGCGGACATGGCTGTTGAAATCACAGTAAGGGCACTTGGCGGCACAGAACGGCCAATGCACGTAGACGCCGAAGCCGGGTTCGCCGGTATCGGGCAGAAGAGCGGCATAGCGCATCAGATCAGGCTGTTCCAAAGTGTCCACGTTTGCCCTTAGGCTTCCAGGCAGGTTTCGACGAAGATCTTGAAGGCGCGGGCGCGGTGCGACAGTGCTTCTGCGTCGCCGGGCTTCCAGCCGTGCTTTTCTTCCGCGCTCATCTCGCCAAAGGTAGTCTCATAGCCCTCGGGTTGAAAGACCGGATCGTAGCCGAAGCCCTGGCTGCCGCGCGCAGGCCAGACGACGGTGCCTTCGACTTCGCCGCGAAAAAGCTCCGTGTGGCCGTCCGGCCAGGCAAGGCAGAGTACGCTGACGAAACGCGCAGCGCGCTGAGCCGGCTTCGAAGCGCCGGCCGTTTCCAAAGCCGCCTCGACCTTCTCCATCGCCATCGCGAAGTCGCGCGTGCCGTCGGGTTTCTCCGCCCAGTTGGCGGTGTAGACGCCGGGATCGCCGCCGAGTGCATCGATGACGAGGCCGGAATCATCCGACAGCGCCGGCAATCCAGAGGCTTCGGCGGAGGCGAGCGCCTTGATCGTCGCGTTTTCCTCGAAAGTCGTGCCGGTCTCGTCAGGCTCCACGAAATTCAACTCGGCGGCCGATTTCGCCGTGAAGCCGAACGGACCGATGAGGTCCTGGATTTCCCGGATCTTGCCGGCATTATGGCTGGCAACGACGATGGTCTTCGTTTCGAGCTTGCGCATGACTGTCCTATTCGATGCCCCAGATGCGGGCGTCGGCGCATTCGAGGCTGTTGCCCGCCGGGTCGCGGAAATAGATCGATCGGCCGCCCTGCGGCCAGGTGACTTCGGATTCGATGGCGACACCCCCGGACGTCAGCCGGGCTGCAATCGCATCGAGATTTTCCCCGCAAACGCGGAAACAGGCGTGTCCTGCACCGGTCGTGCCGTGCGGCGGAACCTGCAAGGAGGTGGGCGAGGGAGGCTTGATCGTTTCCTGCGGGTTGAAGATCAGCAACACCCCGGCACCGCAGCGAAAGAAGACATGTCGGTTGCCGCCCCGCGAGATCTTCGAAAGGCCGAGAATGCCTTCATAAAAGGCTTCGGCCTTGTCGAGATCGTCCGCATAGAGCGCCGTCTCCAGCATGCCTTCCAGCATGTCGTTCATCCGGCGACGGCCTGCTTCTGCATCGCGACGAGTTCGGCGATACCGACCTTGGCGAGGGCCATCAGCGAGGCGAATTCCTCATCGGTGAACGGCGTGCCTTCAGCGGTGCCCTGGATTTCAACGATGCCGCCGTTGCCGGTCATCACGAAGTTCGCGTCGGTCTCAGCCGAGGAGTCCTCGAGATAGTCGAGGTCAATCACCGACTGGTTGGCGAAGATGCCGCAGGAAATGGCCGCGACGTGGTCCTTGAGGACGCGTTCGACCTTGAGCATGTTGCGGCTTTCCATCCACTTCAGGCAGTCGTAAAGCGCGATCCAGGCGCCGGTAATGGACGCCGTACGCGTTCCGCCATCCGCCTGGATGACGTCGCAGTCGAGCGTGATCTGGCGCTCGCCGAGTTCCTTGAGGTCGACGACAGCGCGCAGCGAACGACCGATCAGGCGCTGGATCTCCTGCGTACGGCCGCCCTGCTTGCCGGATGCGGCTTCGCGCTTCATACGCTCGCCGGTGGCGCGCGGCAGCATGCCGTATTCGGCCGTGACCCAACCCTTGCCGGTGTTGCGCAGCCATGCCGGAGGCTTCTCCTCGATGCTCGCCGTGCATAGCACATGCGTATCGCCGAACTTCACCAGACAGGAGCCTTCCGCGTGCTTGGAGAAATTGCGCTCGAACGAGACCTTGCGCATCTGGTCGGTTTTTCTGCCTGAGGGCCGCATACTATTCTCCTGAATCATGATTTCGAAGACCGCGAGCGGTTTTCGGAAGATCACGCGTGCTTATGTTGTTGAGAGCTTCTACGATCGGCAGCGTCCATTTGCAATTTCCCTTTTGCCGCTGCGGGGAGATTGGCTATATTTTGTCGCATCATCGTCAGCACGGGTACGCAAGGGTTCATGGAGTTCAGATCGACGTCGGTTTCAGATGCAGTGGCTGCGCTGGATGAACGCTCCAAGGAAATCTTTCGCCGCATCGTAGAGGGCTATCTGGAGACGGGTGAACCGCTCGGTTCGCGCAACCTGTCGCGTATCCTACCGATGTCGCTGTCACCGGCCTCCGTGCGCAACGTGATGAGCGATCTGGAAGAACTTGGCCTCATCTATTCGCCGCATGTCAGTGCCGGCCGTCTGCCGACACAAGTCGGCCTGCGCTTCTTCGTCGACGCCTTCATGCAGGTCGGGGATCTCTCGGCCGAGGATCGCGCCAACATCGATCGCCAGGTGCGCGCCGAAAGCCGCGACAATCCGATGGAATTGATGATGAACGAGGCAAGCCGCATGCTCTCGGGCATTTCGCGCGGCGCCGGGCTCGTCATCACCTCGAAGAGCGATCCTGTTCTCAAGCACGTCGAGTTCATCCGCCTTGAGCCGACCAAGGCGCTTGCGGTTCTCGTCGGCGATCACGATCAGGTCGAAAACCGCATTATCGAGCTTCCGGCAGGCGTGACGTCATCGCAATTGACCGAGGCCGCCAACTTCCTCAACGCACACATGACCGGCCAGACGCTGCCGGAACTGCGCAATCAATTAAGTCGACTGAAGGACGATGTCCGCCTCGAACTCGATGCGCTATCGCAGGATCTCGTCGAGCGCGGCATCGCCGTCTGGTCGGGCAGCGCCGACGAGGGCAAACCGGCCCAACTGATCATTCGCGGCCGCGCCAATCTGCTCGCCGATCTCGCTGGCGCCGACGATCTCGACCGCCTGCGCATGCTGTTCGACGACCTCGAGAAGAAGGACAGTCTGCTGGAACTTCTCAACCTCGCCGAAAGCGGGCCGGGCGTGCGCATTTTCATCGGCTCGGAGAACAAGCTCTTTTCACTTTCCGGTTCGTCGCTGATCGTCGCGCCCTATCGTGACGATGACGACCGCATTGTCGGCGCTGTCGGCGTCATCGGGCCGACGCGGCTCAACTACTCGCGCATCGTGCCGATGGTCGACTATACCGCCCAGCTGATGACGCGGTTGTCACGCGGCTCGACGTAGGAGAACTACTCCGGGAGCAGGTCGCCCGAGCCGCCCATCTCCGCAGGCATGTCTTTGTATTTTGGCAGGCCGTCACGGATATGCAGCACGCTTTCCTGATAGTTCACGTGCAGCGCTGGAGCGTAGTCAAGATCGGGCAGAAGTGCCGCGTAAACGTCGGTGACGCCCCAGGTCGGGTGCTCGGTGTAGAGATGCCCACCGCAAAGCTCGCAGAACTTCCGCACGCTGGTATCGGACCTCTGGTAGCCTTCCACGTGCTCTCCGCCTTTGGTGACATGGACGGTTTGCGGCTGCCAGAGCGTGAAGGCGTTGACGGGTCCCGCCGACCAATGCCGACAGGAGGCGCAGTGGCAGTAACCCATAGCCACCGGGTCTCCGGTGACGACGATCTCCACGGCACCGCAGAAGCAGCGCCCCGAATACGTTTTCTGATCGCCCATGGTGGTCGCTCCCTGACCTGGATGAGGTCGAAGCACTATTGATTCAGTTGCGCCTAAAATGAAAGAACTTTAGCACGGCCAAGTCAAGCTAGACCCTGTGGGGTAGACCGGCACGGTTGCCTACAAGTCATGCTTTTCGGTCACGCAGACTTGATTTTTGCCTGTCAAAGCTCGATATCGGGCACATCCTAAAAGACATCAATCACCGGAGAACGTCATGACTGACGAAACGACGAAGAACGGACCCGACGCCGCCGCGGCCGAAGCCGCAGCGGACGCCGCCGCAAACGTCGAGAACGAAGCCGCCGCCGAAGCCAGCGCAAAGCCCGATCCGCTGGAACTGCTAAAGTCCGAGAATACAGAGCTGCGCGACCGCTATCTTCGCCTTGCCGCCGAGATGGATAACCTGCGCCGGCGCACAGAGCGCGAAGTCAAGGATGCGAGGACTTATTCCGCCGCGGGCTTTGCGCGCGACATGCTGGCCGTTTCGGACAACCTGCGCCGCGCCATCGATGCGATCCCTGAGGAAGCCAGGGCTGCCGCCGATGCCGGCCTGACGACGCTGATCGAAGGTGTGGAGATGACGGAGCGCTCGATGTTGTCGGCGCTTGAGCGACACGGCGTCCGCAAACTGGAGCCGGTCGGCCAGAAGTTTGATCCGAACTTTCACCAGGCCATGTTCGAAGTGCCGAACCCCGATGTGCCGAACAACACCGTGGTTCAGGTCGTCCAGGCCGGTTACACCATTGGTGAGCGCGTTCTTCGCCCCGCCATGGTCGGCGTCGCCAAGGGCGGGCCGAAGCTCGTCGAACCCGAAACGAATTCCGTTTTCGACCAGAAGGACGCCTGATCTCTCAGGCGCCTGAAAGCCAATCTGAACATCAGATGCGGGCGAAACGTTCGATCAGCAGATCGAAGAAGCCGTCCGCATCGACATCGCGCATGACCTGCGCATTGCGCTTGCGGTCGGTCACGTGCCACCAGTCGACGACGGTCATGCCGGCCGTCAGCTCAGACGTCACCTCGATCTCGACATTGCAGGTTCGCCCCTTGAAAAGCTCAGGCTTCAAGAGATAGGCGATAACCGTCGGGTCGTGCAACGGACCGCCATCGGAGCCGTACTTCTCGACATCGAAGCGTTCGAAGAATTCCAGCATCTCGACCATGGCGATCGCCGGGCGCGTCCCCAGATCGGCCATGCGCTTGACGCGATCCTTTCGGGTCAGAAGCTTGTGCGTGACGTCGAGCGGCATCATCACGATGGGGATGCCAGAGCACAAGACGATATCGGCTGCCTCGGGATCGACGTAGATGTTGAACTCGGCGGCCGGCGTGATGTTGCCGCCTTCGAAGAAGCCGCCGCCCATCATCACCAGTTCGCGGATGCGCGGGATGATGTCGGGCGCCTTCTGGAAGGCCATGCCGATGTTGGTGAGCGGCCCAAGCGTGCAGAGGGTCACCGTGCCTTCAGGCTCGTTGCGTAGCGTTTCGATGATGAAATCCACGGAATGCTGCGGCTGTAGCTGCATATTGGGCTCATCGAGAACGGGACCATCAAGCCCGGTCTTGCCGTGCACGTGCTCAGCGGTCACCAGCTTTCGCGCGATTGGTTTGGCGGCGCCGGCAAAGACCTTGGTATCGGTCCGGCCACAGAGCTCGCAGACGATGCGCGCATTGCGGCTGGTGTAAGAGAGCGGCACATTGCCGGCGACCGTGGTGATGCCGAGCACTTCGAGCTCTTCCGGGCTGCCGAAGGCCAGCATGATGGCCGCGGCGTCGTCCTGGCCGGGGTCGGTGTCGATGATGATTTTTCTAGGGTCTGCCATTCCGATCGCTCCGTCCTCGTGGTGCGCGTTTTCGTGGCATGCACCATTTGTTTATACTCCCGTCGCAAATCGGCGCAGCCGGTACGGGCAGGGTTTGATGCGAGGCAGCGCTTGCTTTGTCAAGGTCGGACCCCTTGCGGGCTCTCTGGGAGCGGGCGCCGATATCTGCCTTGCGCCCGCGTGAGGCAGTTCCCATATTGGAAGCGTCCGGATGCTGTCTTTCAGGTCTGGCAAGGTCGCTTGAATCAAGGACTTGGAGACGATGAGCCGTATGACGCCTTTCGCGAGCCCTCTGCTTTTGGGCTTTGACGCCATGGAAAAGACGCTGGAGCGCCTTTCCAAGGCCAGCGACGGATACCCCCCCTACAATATCGAGCGCGTCGCCGCTGATCGCGCCTCCGGCGATCCGGAAAGGCTGCGCATAACTCTTGCCGTCGCCGGATTCAGCGAGGAGGAGCTCGACGTTTCTGTCGAGGAAAGCCAGCTTTCGATTCATGGTCGCCAGATCGACCAGGGGGAGCGCGACTACCTCTATCGCGGCATCGCCGCACGTCAATTCCAGCGGACTTTTGTTCTGGCCGATGGGATGCAGGTTTTGGGCGCTTGCCTCAAGAATGGGCTGCTCGCGGTGGATCTCATCCGTCCGGAGCCGAGCCGTATGGTGAAGAAAATTAACATTTCGGTCTCACAGTAGGACAACGGCGCAACTTGAGCCGTTGGTCCCTTCTCGTGGAGGTACAGGAATGTTGATGAAAGAAGCCAATTCGCACCTGACCAAAACCGAACTTGCCGGCATCGGCAACGGCGAGGTCGCCTACATCCGGAAAATGCGGTCTGAGGAAGTATCCAGGTGCTTCCCCGAGGCACCGGATATCGATCCGAGCGTTGACCTCTGGGCGCTGTTCGGCGCCGATGGCACGCCGATCCTTTTGACGGACAACCGCTCCAGCACCTTCTTCAAGGCTGCCGAGGATGAGTTGAAGACGGTGAGCCTGCACTAGGGCAGGCTCAGACCCGCTTGAACGTTAGATAGGCGGAGGATCTGCCCTCGCGCCGCGCCTTGGCCTCGTAGCGTGTGCTCGGCCAGCCCTCATAGGGCGTCAGCCAGTCTGCAGCATTCTGTGCCAGCCATTCGAAACCGCCGTGGTCTCGGCATTTCAGCAGCGTCCAGTTAACGTAAGTGTCGATGTCGGAGGCGAAGCAGAACAGCCCGTCCCGCTTCAGCACGCGGTGAAAGCGATCGAGATTGGTCTTCGACACGAAGCGGCGCTTCCAGTGCTTTCTCTTCGGCCACGGATCCGGGTAAAGCAGATCGATCTGGTCGATCGAGGCGTCAGGCAGCCAGTCCAGCAATTGCGTCGCGTCGTCGTTGTAGACACGGACGTTCTTGGCGCCTGCCTTGTCGACGCTCGTCAGCAGCTTCTGCATGGAATTGATGAAAGGCTCGACACCGATAAAGCTGGTGGAGGGCATTTCCACCGCACGATGGATCAGATGTTCGCCGCCGCCGAAACCGATTTCCAGGCGCAGCCTGCCTGTCGGCACCGGAAAGAGGGTCTTCAGCGGCTCGGGCGGAGCCGCTGAAAGATCGATGAGGAACGCCGGAAGCAGGGTGTTCAGTCGCTCTGCCTGATGCTCGCGCAGAGCCTTTCCCTTGCGGCGACCGAAGAAGGCTTCGGTCGCGCGTCCGCGGCGTTCCATGTCGGTCATGCCGCTTCCTTGACCTTGACGGCGTCCTTGAGCGCCTTGACGAGGTCCGTGCGCTCCCAGGAGAACGAGCCGTCGCGGCCCGCCTTGCGGCCGAAGTGGCCGTAAGCCGAGGTTTTGGCGTAGATCGGCTTGTTGAGGTCGAGGTGACGGCGGATGCCGGTCGGCGACAGATCCATGTTCTTGCGGATCGCGGCTTCGACCTGGTCTTCCGTCACGCCCTTGCCGGTGCCGTGCAGGTCGACATAGATCGACAGCGGCTGTGCGACGCCGATGGCGTAGGAGAGCTGGATCGTGCAGCGGTCGGAAAGGCCGGCGGCAACGACGTTCTTCGCAAGATAGCGGGCGGCGTAGGCAGCCGAACGGTCGACCTTGGTGGTGTCCTTGCCGGAGAACGCGCCGCCGCCGTGCGGAGCAGCACCGCCGTAGGTGTCGACGATGATCTTGCGCCCGGTCAGACCAGCGTCGCCATCAGGGCCGCCGATCACGAACTTGCCGGTCGGGTTGATGTACCACATACAATCGTCGGCAATCGGCAGCTCGCCGAGAGCCTCGCGGATATAGGGCTCGACGACCGCGCGAACCTTCTTCGAATCCCAGCTTTCGTCGAGATGCTGGGTGGAGAGAACGATCGACGTGACTTCCGCAGGCTTGCCGTTGACGTAACGCACGGTCACCTGGCTCTTGGCATCGGGGCCGAGCTTTGCGACGTCGCCGTCGCCCTTCTTTCGGGCAGTGGCCAGCAGTTGCAGGATCTTGTGGGAGTAGTAGATCGGTGCCGGCATGAGATCCGGCGTTTCCTTGCAGGCGTAGCCGAACATGATGCCCTGGTCGCCGGCGCCTTCGTCGCCCTGCTGGTCGGCAGCGTTGTCGACACCCTGGGCAATGTCGGCGGACTGCGAGTGCAGGAGCACGTCGATCTTGGCCGTCTTCCAGTGGAAGCCGTCCTGCTCGTAGCCGATGTCCTTGATGGCGCGGCGGGCGGCGGCCTTGAACTTCGAAGGGTTGATGACGTCTTTGCCGTCTTTGTCCTTCTTCATCAGGCTCGGCGGCAGGCGCACTTCACCGGCGATCACGACGCGGTTGGTGGTTGCCAGCGTCTCGCAGGCGATACGCACGCCCCAGGGGTTGACGCCGGTCTTGGCGGCTTCGCGGTAGACCAGATCCACGATCTCGTCGGAGATCCGGTCACACACCTTGTCCGGGTGACCTTCGGCAACTGACTCGCTGGTGAAAAGGTAATTCGCGCGCATTCCGGGATTCCCCTCAAAGAACAAAAGCTGCGTAGTAGGTACTCAGTTCGCGCGGGAAAAACAAGCGTAGAAGGACATAAATATATCTTTATATCTACGGCGAAGTGGCAAATTATGCCCATAAAACGCCAAAAAGCGGCCGTTGCGACCGCTTTCGTTTTTCTCCAAATTTTGAAGTGGCTATTATTCGCTGTCAGCCTCGGCAGCGAGTGCCTTCACCAGTTCGACGACTTTACGGCGAACCTTGGGGTCGGTGATCTTCACGAAGGCACGGTTGAGTTGGAGCCCTTCGGACGACGAAAGAAAGTCGACAACGTAGTTGGAGCTCGAGGCTTCCGCCATGCCGGACAGGCCGGAGGATTGGTCGCCGGGTGCGTCTTCAAAGAAGAAGGAAACCGGAACGTTCAAAATGCTGGAGATGTTCTGGAGGCGGCTGGCACCGACGCGGTTGGTGCCTTTTTCGTATTTCTGGATCTGCTGAAAGGTGATGCCAAGGCTCTCGCCGAGCTTTTCCTGGCTCATTCCGAGCATCGTTCGGCGAAGGCGAATGCGACTACCAACATGGATGTCGATGGGGTTCGGCCTCTTCTTGTTCTCAATCATGGTCCTGCCCTAACAATAATTTTCAACCTTGTTCAAACCGGCATGCCCAAACCCATCCCCAAAACGCCACGTTGCAAAGTCTCTATCAACCACCTTGAAACATACGCTAAGAACGCCGATCCCAACCACTATGCAATTTTAGGGGTTTTCGGT harbors:
- the trmB gene encoding tRNA (guanine(46)-N(7))-methyltransferase TrmB, with product MTDMERRGRATEAFFGRRKGKALREHQAERLNTLLPAFLIDLSAAPPEPLKTLFPVPTGRLRLEIGFGGGEHLIHRAVEMPSTSFIGVEPFINSMQKLLTSVDKAGAKNVRVYNDDATQLLDWLPDASIDQIDLLYPDPWPKRKHWKRRFVSKTNLDRFHRVLKRDGLFCFASDIDTYVNWTLLKCRDHGGFEWLAQNAADWLTPYEGWPSTRYEAKARREGRSSAYLTFKRV
- a CDS encoding DUF1150 family protein, which gives rise to MLMKEANSHLTKTELAGIGNGEVAYIRKMRSEEVSRCFPEAPDIDPSVDLWALFGADGTPILLTDNRSSTFFKAAEDELKTVSLH
- a CDS encoding nucleoside hydrolase, translating into MADPRKIIIDTDPGQDDAAAIMLAFGSPEELEVLGITTVAGNVPLSYTSRNARIVCELCGRTDTKVFAGAAKPIARKLVTAEHVHGKTGLDGPVLDEPNMQLQPQHSVDFIIETLRNEPEGTVTLCTLGPLTNIGMAFQKAPDIIPRIRELVMMGGGFFEGGNITPAAEFNIYVDPEAADIVLCSGIPIVMMPLDVTHKLLTRKDRVKRMADLGTRPAIAMVEMLEFFERFDVEKYGSDGGPLHDPTVIAYLLKPELFKGRTCNVEIEVTSELTAGMTVVDWWHVTDRKRNAQVMRDVDADGFFDLLIERFARI
- a CDS encoding Hsp20 family protein, producing the protein MSRMTPFASPLLLGFDAMEKTLERLSKASDGYPPYNIERVAADRASGDPERLRITLAVAGFSEEELDVSVEESQLSIHGRQIDQGERDYLYRGIAARQFQRTFVLADGMQVLGACLKNGLLAVDLIRPEPSRMVKKINISVSQ
- the hrcA gene encoding heat-inducible transcriptional repressor HrcA — encoded protein: MEFRSTSVSDAVAALDERSKEIFRRIVEGYLETGEPLGSRNLSRILPMSLSPASVRNVMSDLEELGLIYSPHVSAGRLPTQVGLRFFVDAFMQVGDLSAEDRANIDRQVRAESRDNPMELMMNEASRMLSGISRGAGLVITSKSDPVLKHVEFIRLEPTKALAVLVGDHDQVENRIIELPAGVTSSQLTEAANFLNAHMTGQTLPELRNQLSRLKDDVRLELDALSQDLVERGIAVWSGSADEGKPAQLIIRGRANLLADLAGADDLDRLRMLFDDLEKKDSLLELLNLAESGPGVRIFIGSENKLFSLSGSSLIVAPYRDDDDRIVGAVGVIGPTRLNYSRIVPMVDYTAQLMTRLSRGST
- the metK gene encoding methionine adenosyltransferase; its protein translation is MRANYLFTSESVAEGHPDKVCDRISDEIVDLVYREAAKTGVNPWGVRIACETLATTNRVVIAGEVRLPPSLMKKDKDGKDVINPSKFKAAARRAIKDIGYEQDGFHWKTAKIDVLLHSQSADIAQGVDNAADQQGDEGAGDQGIMFGYACKETPDLMPAPIYYSHKILQLLATARKKGDGDVAKLGPDAKSQVTVRYVNGKPAEVTSIVLSTQHLDESWDSKKVRAVVEPYIREALGELPIADDCMWYINPTGKFVIGGPDGDAGLTGRKIIVDTYGGAAPHGGGAFSGKDTTKVDRSAAYAARYLAKNVVAAGLSDRCTIQLSYAIGVAQPLSIYVDLHGTGKGVTEDQVEAAIRKNMDLSPTGIRRHLDLNKPIYAKTSAYGHFGRKAGRDGSFSWERTDLVKALKDAVKVKEAA
- a CDS encoding GFA family protein; protein product: MGDQKTYSGRCFCGAVEIVVTGDPVAMGYCHCASCRHWSAGPVNAFTLWQPQTVHVTKGGEHVEGYQRSDTSVRKFCELCGGHLYTEHPTWGVTDVYAALLPDLDYAPALHVNYQESVLHIRDGLPKYKDMPAEMGGSGDLLPE
- the grpE gene encoding nucleotide exchange factor GrpE, which codes for MTDETTKNGPDAAAAEAAADAAANVENEAAAEASAKPDPLELLKSENTELRDRYLRLAAEMDNLRRRTEREVKDARTYSAAGFARDMLAVSDNLRRAIDAIPEEARAAADAGLTTLIEGVEMTERSMLSALERHGVRKLEPVGQKFDPNFHQAMFEVPNPDVPNNTVVQVVQAGYTIGERVLRPAMVGVAKGGPKLVEPETNSVFDQKDA